The Microbacterium luteum nucleotide sequence CCCGCCGAGCGCAGCGCCCGGGCTGTCGCCTCCCCGATCCCCGAGCTGGCACCGGTCACCACTGCACGCCTGGTCATGTCCCCACCGTATCGCCGCCGGGAGGGCGCCCGCGGCCAGCCGGAAGGTTACGTCACATTTCCCGACCGTTGTCACGGGGCACGGCTGTCCGTAGTCTCGCAATCGGCCCGCGACGCCCGCGGCGAGCCCCTCACGACCACAGGAGCGAGTGATGTCCGCACCCGAGAATTGGCGCTTCGAGACCAAGCAGGTCCACTCCGGAGCACAGCCCGACCCCACGACGAAGGCGCGCGCGACCCCGATCTACCAGACCACGTCGTACGTGTTCGATAACACCGATCACGCGGCGAACCTCTTCTCGCTGGCCGAGTTCGGCAACATCTACACGCGCATCATGAACCCGACGCAGGACGTCGTCGAGCAGCGCATCGCCGCTCTCGAGGGCGGCACCGGCGGGCTTCTGCTCGCCTCGGGTCAGGCCGCGTCGACCTTCGCCGTGCTCAACATCGCCCAGGCCGGGGATCACTTCGTCGCCTCCAGCTCGATCTACGGCGGCACCTACAACCTCTTCAAGTACAGCCTCGCCAAGCTCGGCATCGAGGTCACCTTCGTCGAGAACCAGGACGACATCGAGGAGTGGCGCCGCGCGGTGCGCCCGAACACGAAGCTCTTCTTCGCCGAGACCATCGGCAACCCCCAGATCAACGTGCTGGACATCCGCGGCGTCGCCGACGCCGCCCACGAGGCCGGGGTGCCGCTGATCGTCGACAACACGATCGCGACGCCCTATCTCATCCGTCCGCTCGAGCACGGCGCCGACATCGTCGTGCACTCGGCCACGAAGTTCCTCGGCGGCCACGGCACCGTCATCGGCGGCACGATCGTCGACGGGGGCAGCTTCTCCTGGACCGACCACGCCGAGAAGTTCCCGGGGCTGACAACGCCCGACCCGTCCTACCACGGCGCGGTCTTCACGCAGGCGGTGGGCGACGGCCTCGCCTACATCATCAAGGCGCGGGTGCAGCTGCTGCGCGACCTCGGAGCGTCGATCTCGCCGCAGAGCGCGTGGCAGCTCATCCAGGGGATCGAGACCCTGTCGCTGCGCATCGAGCGTCACGTGCAGAACGCCCAGGAGATCGCGGAGTGGCTGGATGCCCAC carries:
- a CDS encoding bifunctional o-acetylhomoserine/o-acetylserine sulfhydrylase; protein product: MSAPENWRFETKQVHSGAQPDPTTKARATPIYQTTSYVFDNTDHAANLFSLAEFGNIYTRIMNPTQDVVEQRIAALEGGTGGLLLASGQAASTFAVLNIAQAGDHFVASSSIYGGTYNLFKYSLAKLGIEVTFVENQDDIEEWRRAVRPNTKLFFAETIGNPQINVLDIRGVADAAHEAGVPLIVDNTIATPYLIRPLEHGADIVVHSATKFLGGHGTVIGGTIVDGGSFSWTDHAEKFPGLTTPDPSYHGAVFTQAVGDGLAYIIKARVQLLRDLGASISPQSAWQLIQGIETLSLRIERHVQNAQEIAEWLDAHDDVASVNYSGLPSSPWYAAANRYAPKGVGAVLSFELKGGVDAGREFVNSLELFSHLANIGDVRSLVIHPASTTHSQLSPEQQLTAGVTPGLVRLSVGIENVADLKADLDQALAAARRVSEAARA